The segment AGAATAGTGCTTCTGAAATAGCTGCGTGAAGGCATCGTCGTCGCCTGTTATTGCCTCTTGTATAAGATAAATGTCTTCTTCTTGCTCCAAATCGATGCCTCCTTTCTTTTTGTTTCTTGCAATTCCTTGTGTTCAACCATAAGACGCTGTGAGAATATAAAGCGTTCATTCTATTTTTATTTTTTTATTTTTGTGGGGTAGGGGTCCCATTTCACTTAAGTTTCCTTAAAACCACATGAAAAAACCCCTCTTAGAAGGGGCTTTAAGGTTAAGCGATAGCCTAACTTATATATTATTCGACGTCGATGTTGAAATTCCTAGAGGGGTCTGACCCTTTATTTGCCCCTTTTTCTTTATTAATCCCACCCCTCACGTAAATCTGCCGCTTGGTGTCGCTGGTGATGTGGCGGTGGAGTTGAATGAGGAGGAGGCCGTTTTCGTAGGTGGCGTCGACTTTGTCGTCGCGGACTGGGAAGGGCAGTTCGAAGGTGCGTTGGAAGTCACCTTGTGCGATGCCTTCTTCGATGAGTTCGTAGCCCTGGATATTGAGGTTGATTTGGCCTTTTACTTCAAGTTGCTGCGGGCGAATGAACAATTGCACTTGATCTGGGTTCACGAGGCCTGGCAGGCACATGACACAGAGCAATTCATTTTCTTTTTTATAGAGGTTGGTCTGAGTTTGCATGTTTTCAAAGTATGGCTCAAATCCGTTCCAGAATTCGTCCCCAAAGAACTGATCCCACTGTTTGCGCCAGTCCCCCATATTCTTGAACTGATTAAAAGGCATCATAGGCAATCACGCTTCCTTTCCTGCTTGCATGTCACTTTGCCATTAGAATATGCAGAAACTAGTGGGGAAGTGCCTAGTTAACGCCTGGCAAAAGTAAACCCGTATCTCCTTTTTATGTCGAAAAACACTGGAGCACAACCAAGGAAAAACATGGTATATTTTAAAGCGGAGGTGTTTAATCATGTCAAAAAACCATACATGGACTTTAAACGAGAACACAGAGGGAACAATCATTAGCAAGTGACGACTGGCGTTTAAACCCGTGTTGTTGCTTGCTGGAAGGTAGGTAACAATGAACACATTGGAAACAAAGCATGTGTATTACATCATGCATATTATCATTTCGCTTGCGAGCTCAATCATGTTTACGACGTATGCGATCTTTTATATTGAAGAATTGGGGCTGAATCCCCTTCAGTTAATTTTGATTGGAACGGCCATTGAATTGACCGTCATTATATTTGAAAGTGTAACGGGAGTGGTGGCGGACACCTATAGCAGGAGATTGTCGATCATCATTGCGACATTCATCTTGGGGGCTGCCTTTATTTTTGAGGGGAGTATCCCTTACTTGAGCGGCAGTGCAGTAGTTGCAGGAGTGTTGTCCGCGTTTGTCCTATTACTCATCGCCGAATTCATCCGGGGAATAGGGGAGACATTCCTCAGCGGTGCAGACCAGGCTTGGCTGACAGATGAAGTCGGCGAAGGGGCGGTTGCGAAAATATTTGTCCGCGCAAATCAGCTTAGGCTTATTGCAAGCCTTGCAGGAATCATCATCAGTGTTGTACTTGCAAGCATTGCATTGAATCTGCCTTATATTGTGGGAGGGGTTCTCTACATCTTGCTTGGGATATTCTTATGTGTATTCATGAAGGAGAAGAATTTCGAGAAGGTGGAAGCTGCTGACGACAAGCCTTGGAAGGCGATGTCATCGACCTTTCTATCAGGAATTGCCTTTATCAAAAACAAGCCGGTACTTATGATGTTGTTAGTGGTGACGGTCTTTATGGGAGCCACTTCAGAAGGCTTCGATCGTCTTTGGGAGGCACATTTGCTGGAGGCCTTCACTTTTCCGAGCATCGGGCAGCTGGATGCGGTCGTTTGGTTTGGGATCATACATTTTGTCGGCACTTTAATCAGTATCGGTGCGATGGAATGGTATCAAAGAAAATTTAATGTGAATCAGCCAAAGGTGATCAGATATAGCCTGTTCTATTTCACCATCGCACAAATTGTTTTCATGATTTTCTTTGCGGTAACACCATATTTCTACTTGGCCATTTTCTGTTTCTGGATGCTCGGCATCGTCGGCTCCATCACTGCCCCGATGTATCAGGCATGGCTGAACCAACAGCTTGAAAGCAAGTCCCGGGCTACCGTACTGTCCATCATGGGCCAGGGCAACGCGGTCGGGCAAGGACTAGGAGGCCCATTCGTAGGGGTGATCGCCACTAGATACTACATTCGCACAGCCCTAGTACTAAGCGCGATCCTGCTGTTACCGGCTGTTGTTTTGTACGGTAAAGTGATGAAGAAGTAAAAGGGGTCTGACCCTCACTCCGTTAAAGCACTAAAACCCCCGCCTCAAAGAGGCGGGGGTTTTACATTGCGTATCCGATCGTTCAGTCTTTCTTTGTCCGTTAATCCTTCTTGTCCGGATGCACCGGTTTTGTGACATTGACGAACTTTTCGCTCTTAAAGGACTTCATGAGCGAGAAGACCATGAGAATCATGATGATGGCGAATGGGAAGGCTGCGATAATGGAAGCCGTTTGTAGCGCTTCTAGTCCGCCTGTCCAAAGCAGGATTGCTGCTGCTGCCGATTGGATTAGCCCCCACACAAACTTGATGGAGTTTGGCGGATGCAGGCTACCATTGGTCGTTTGCATGCCAAGCACAAAAGTTGCTGAATCTGCTGAAGTGATGAAGAAGGTACAGATCAGGAAAATGGCAAGCCCAGACATGATCATGCCAAGCGGGTAGTGCTGCAACACAGAGAACAGTGCAACTTCCATCCCGGATTCCTCAATGACGCTATATACAGAGACTCCTTCAAAGTACTCAAGAAATATCGCAGAGCCTCCGAAAACAGAGAACCATAATCCTCCGAAAATGGTTGGAACTAATAAAACTCCAAGCAAGAATTCACGGATTGTCCGTCCTTTAGAAATACGGGCGATGAAAGTCCCCACAAATGGTGCCCAGGCAATCCACCATGCCCAGTAGAAGATGGTCCAATCCTGTACCCAAGAATTATCCGCATCAAATGGGAACAGACGGAAACTCATGGTTGGCAGGTTTTGAATATAGCTACCGATCGTTGTTGTGAACAAATCCATGATGAAATTGGTCGGTCCTGCAAATAGCAAGAAGAACATCAACGAGATGGCAAGCACCACATTCAGGTTGCTCAAGTATTTAATCCCCTTGTTCAAGCCGGTTTGTGCAGATAACATAAACAACACCGTCACGACTAAGATGACAAGCAGTTGGGTGGTGATATTGTTTGTGATAGCCGGTGTGAGGCTTGAAAGTCCACCGCTGATTTGGATTGCGCCCAGCCCAAGGGAGGTAGCGACACCGAAGATGGTAGCAAAAACCGCGATAAAGTTTATGAAAGTCCCAAGATGCCCATCAACCCGGTCTCCTAGAATTGGCCGTAAGATGGAGCTGATAACTCCTGGAGAGCCTTTTCTGAATTGGAAATACGCTAACGCAAGCGCGATGACAGAATAGATGGCCCATGGATGCAGTCCCCAATGGAAAAATGAATAGCGCATTGCTACCCTGGCCGCTTCAGCAGTTTCTCCCGCTCCGGTCGGTGGGGCGAAAAAATGATACATCGGCTCTGAAGCACCCCAAAATACTAATCCGATACCCATCCCGGCACTAAATAACATCGCAAACCAAGTGATGTAATTATACTCCGGCTCATCCGTATCTTTACCAAGTTTGATACGACCGAATTTGGTGAATATAAGAATAATACTAAATAATAGAAAGCCTGTAGCAGTTAAAAGATAGAACCAGCCGAACTTATTGACAATGAAGCTTTGAATCGCTTCAGTCGCAGGCTTTAGAGCGGCGTCTCCCAACATGCTCACGGGAATCACGCCCCAGATAATGAATAAGACAGCAACTATAATAGAAACAATAAATACAGGGGTTGTTTTCTTCATGTTGTTTGTTTTCACTCCTTCAATGATTACTCATCACTTCTTTCATAGGTTAAGTATTTGTTACAAAAACGGCAGCTATACCATCCTAACATTTCTGGGACTTTAGTCCAATTAATTTACTTTAGGTGTTTACAGGTTATAGCGAGTTCCATTAGAATTAGTTACTAGATTTGGCATCTAGGAGGCAGATATCTTGCTTGAAAACAGTTTAGTTATGGTAGCAATCATCATCATTATCAATATTGTCTATGTTTCTTTTTTCACCATACGAATGATTCTGACTTTAAAGGGGCAGCGTTACTTGGCTGCGGGAATTAGCATGGTCGAGGTTGTCATCTATGTGGTAGGTCTTGGCTTAGTGCTGGATAACCTCAATCAGATCCAGAATCTTGCTGCATATGCACTTGGTTATGGAATCGGTGTGATTGTCGGGATGAAAATAGAAGAAAAGCTGGCACTTGGATACACCACGGTAAATGTCATCACAAAGGAATATGACAAGGATTTACCAAAGCTTTTGCGTGAAAAAGGCTACGGGGTAACCAATTGGCAGGCGAACGGTCTGGAAGGCGACCGTATGGCGATGCAAATTTTAACGCCAAGAAAATATGAAGTTAGCCTCTATCATGCCATCAAAGAGCATGATCCCAAGGCATTCATCATCGCCTACGAACCGAAAACCATTCATGGCGGGTTCTGGGTAAAGGCTGTAAAGGAAAGGAAAATTAAAGAATGGATAAAACGCCGCGAAAACGAAAATTCGAAGTGATGGAAAACGAAAGCATCAGTGACTGCTTGGACCGTATGGCTAAAGAAGGCTATATGCCATCCCGCCGGATGGAAGAGCCGATTTTTCAAGAAACCATCAAAAACGGCCACAAGGAAGTAAATCCAATCGGAAGAAAAATAGTATTTGAAGGCAAGCTAATAGAAAAATAACACCAAAATACGAACAATAATCAATAAAAACAATCACATCGTTCATGATTTTCGTTGACATCAACGTTAATTGACGATAAGATAAACGTAGATGAACACGAAATAAAAAACGAAATAATGAAACCTCATATAATTTTGGGAATATGGCCCATAAGTCTCTACCTGACCGCCGTAAATTGGTCGGACTATGAGGGGAAGTTACATCTATGTTTTTCATGGCGACTAAGTTTGTTTACCTATGCTAATGAAAGCCCAGATGGACTGCTTTCCCTCTATAACAGGGACCAGTCCATGCTGGGCTTTTCTGTTTTCTGTTGAACACCGCTGTTTCTTTCCGTAAAAGGCTACGCTTTCCGCGGGGCGACCTTGAGCCTCCTCGGCAAGCCTGCGGGGTCTCAACATTGTCGCTACTCCCCCGCTGGAGTCTTCGCCTTTTTCTCCAAGAAACAGCTAGGTACTATAGAATCCACCCTGTTGACTGAAGTGCAAGGTGTGAGACTCCTAAGGGAGATAGCGGTAGGTTGAGACCTCGCAGGCGAAAGTACCGCCCCTAGGAAAGCGAACACCTGGAACGAAAGGAAACAGGGAGTCAAACAGATAGACATTCAAATCAAAAAGGGAGGCAACATAATGAACGCTTTAGTTGGAGTGATCATGGGAAGTACTTCCGATTGGGAAACAATGAAACACGCATGTGACATGCTTGACGAACTACATATACCTTACGAAAAGAAAGTCGTATCCGCACACCGCACACCAGATCTGATGTTCACCTACGCAGAACATGCAAGAGAAAGAGGGTTAAAAGTCATTATCGCAGGAGCGGGTGGAGCAGCCCACCTACCTGGAATGGTAGCGGCAAAAACCACCTTACCAGTAATCGGCGTACCGGTTCAATCCAAAGCACTGAACGGCTTAGACTCCTTGCTCTCCATCGTCCAGATGCCAGGTGGCGTACCGGTCGCAACAGTCGCCATTGGAAAAGCGGGGGCGACCAACGCCGGCCTCCTTGCAGCACAGATGATCGGCGCTTATGACAGTAATACGGCAGAACGCCTGCAAGCACGACGAGACGCAACAGAACAACAAGTGATAGAAAGTAGTGATCAGCTTGTTTAAACATATTGTACCACCAGCAACCATCGGCATCATCGGCGGCGGACAACTAGGTCGGATGATGGCCTTATCAGCTAAAGCAATGGGATTTAAAATCGCTGTGCTTGATCCGACACCTGATTCTCCATGCGGCCAGGTGGCAGACATCGAAATCACCGCGGCATTCAGTGACATGGAAGCCATCAAAAAGCTTGCATCATTATCAGACGTTGTCACCTATGAGTTTGAAAACATCGATTACGAAGCATTGACATGGCTTGAGGAGAACGCCTACCTGCCACAGGGTAGCGAGGTGTTAAAAGTAACCCAACACCGTGCGACAGAAAAAAGAGCGATTGAAGCAGCTGGCCTTCAGGTTGCCCCTTTTATGGAAGTAACGACGAAGGAAGAGCTTCATGAAGCCATCCGCAAAATCGGGTATCCAAGTGTCCTGAAAACGTGCCGATTCGGTTATGATGGCAAAGGCCAGGTGGTATTGAAGGACGACACTGCTCTCGAACAGGCCGCAAAGCTCCTTGAACACGGCGAGTGCGTACTGGAAAAATGGATTCCTTTTGTAAAAGAAATTTCCGTTGTAGTAGCACGTAGCACAACTGGTGAAATCAAGGCATTCCCAGTAGGGGAAAACGAACACAGGGAAAATATTTTATATAAGACTATCGCACCGGCAAGGGTCGATCAGATCCTTGAGATGAATGCGATTCAAAGTGCGATGACATTGGCAAGGACCTTCAACCTTATAGGGACACTGGCGGTAGAGATGTTCGTCCTTGAAGATGGTACCTTCTATATAAATGAACTGGCACCAAGGCCGCATAATTCTGGACACTATACGATGGATGCATGCGAGACATCACAATTCGAGCAGCACATCAGAGCGGTGGCAGGGATGCCTCTTGGAAAAACGACCTTATGGAAGCCTGCGGTTATGGTTAATCTATTAGGGGAGCATGTGGACGCGGCAATTGAGCATATCCCACATTACGAAACAGCAAAGCTTCATTTATATGGCAAGCAGGAGAAAAAAGAGAAACGAAAAATGGGACATATCAATATTTTAGCTGATACAATAGAACAGGCTTTGGAGCAAGAGGCTTCCTGGCAGATATGGAACACAGTTGAACGGAGGATTTTAACATGATTGAACGTTATACAAGACCCGAGATGGGCGCGATTTGGACAGAAGAGAACCGGTTTCAGGCTTGGCTTGAAGTGGAAATCTTAGCTTGTGAAGCATGGGCAGAGCTTGGGGACATCCCGAAAGAAGATGTAAAGGTGCTTCGCGAAAAAGCATCCTTTGATATCGAGCGCATCAAAGAGATCGAAGCGGAAACTCGCCATGACGTGGTTGCTTTCACAAGAGCGGTATCCGAAACATTGGGCGACGAGAAAAAGTGGGTACATTACGGGCTAACGTCAACGGACGTAGTAGACACAGCGTTGTCCTACCAGCTGAAGCAGGCAAACGAGATCTTACTTGCTGACATCGAACGCTTTGTATCCATTTTAAAAGAAAAAGCGCAAGACCATAAATACACGGTCATGATGGGCCGTACGCACGGAGTACATGCGGAACCGACGACTTTCGGCTTGAAACTAGCGCTATGGTACGAGGAAATGAAGCGTAACCTGGAGCGTTTCAAACAAGCGGCAGAAGGCATCGAGTTCGGAAAAATCTCCGGCGCGGTTGGAACTTACGCCAACATCAACCCATTTGTAGAAGAGTATGTATGCGAAAAGTTAGGCTTGCAGCGTGCGCCAATTTCTACCCAAACCTTGCAGCGTGACCGTCATGCCCACTACTTAAGTACATTGGCGTTGATTGCCACTTCTATCGAAAAGTTCGCAGTGGAAGTACGTGGACTACAAAAGAGTGAAACACGAGAAGTGGAAGAGTTCTTCGCAAAAGGTCAAAAAGGATCTTCCGCAATGCCGCATAAACGTAACCCAATCGGTTCGGAAAATATGACAGGCCTTGCTCGCGTCATTCGCGGATACATGATGACAGCATACGAGAATGTGCCACTATGGCATGAGCGCGATATCTCGCATTCCTCTGCAGAGCGCATCATTTTACCGGACAGCACGATCGCATTGAACTATATGCTAAACCGTTTTGGCAACATCATTAAAAACTTGACGGTGTTCCCGGAAAACATGAAGCGCAACATGGACCGCACATTGGGGCTTATCTACTCCCAACGCGTGCTGCTTGCCTTGATCGACACTGGCATGTCCCGTGAAGAAGCATACGATACGGTCCAGCCAAGAGCGATGGAAGCATGGGAAAAGCAAGTCCACTTCCGTGAGCTAGTGGAAGGCGAAGAGAAAATCACTTCTCGTCTAACGCCGGCACAGATTGAGGATTGCTTCGACTACAACTACCACCTGCAACATGTTGATACGATTTTTGATCGACTAGGATTATAAAATATAAATTGGTGAAGCACCGCTGTTGATTTCCGCAAAAGGCTGCGCTTTCCGCGGGGCGACCTTGAGCCTCCTCGTTTCACTGCGGGGTCTCAAGATTGTCGCTACTCCCCCGCAGGAGTCTACGCCTTTTGCTCCAATCACCAGCTAGGTTATCTTGTGATATCAGCAGAACCATTCATTCAAAAAGCTTTCCCCTGTTCATTGAAGTGGAAGGCACGAGACTCCTGCGGGAGGTAGCGGTAGGTTGAGACCCCGCAACGAAGTGAGGAGGCTCAAGCACCGCCCCGCTGAAAGCGAGTGCCTGCAACGGAAATGAACAGGGAGTTATATAAAAACCCATCTCTTTTTTATAGGAGGCAAATCCATGACCTTACAAAAGCAAGAACTACTATACGAAGGCAAAGCAAAACTGGTCTACTCAACAACCGACGAGAACACCGTCTGGATACAATACAAAAACTCCGCCACCGCTTTCAACGGCGAAAAAAAAGCCGACATCACAGGCAAAGGCCGACTGAACAACGAGATTACCAGCTTACTATTTTCCATGCTCACAGAAGCCGGGATCGAAAACCACTTCATCGAGCGTAAGTCCGAAACAGAACAGCTCGTGAAAAAAGTCGACATCATCCCACTTGAAGTCGTGGTCCGCAACATCACCGCCGGCAGCATGGCAAAACGCCTTGGCATCGAAGAAGGCACCACGCTCGAGCAGCCGATCGTTGAGTTTTATTATAAAGATGACTCACTTGGTGATCCGCTCATCACAGAAGATCATGTTCAGCTTTTGAAGCTTGCAACACCTGCAGAAATGGATATTTTGAAGCATGTAGCGCGCAAGGTGAATGTTGTATTATCGGAATTTTTTGAAAAGAAGAACCTGAGATTAGTAGATTTCAAGCTTGAATTTGGTAAGACGGAGGACGGCAGAATCATTTTGGCAGATGAGGTGTCACCGGATACTTGCCGCCTGTGGGATAAGGATACGAATGAAAAGTTAGATAAGGATGTCTTCCGCAGAAACCTTGGAAGCCTGACAGATGCATACGAAAAAATACTGGCACGTATTGGAGGAGAGCAGCATGTATAAAGTGAAGGTATTCGTAACGTTAAGAGAGAGTGTGTTAGATCCACAAGGAACAGCAGTGAAAAATTCGCTTCATAGTCTTTCTTACAAAGAGGTCGAGGAAGTTCGCATAGGAAAATTTTTGGAGTTGACGATTGCCAAATCAGACCGTGACCTAGACGTGCTTGTAAAGGAAATGTGTGAACGCTTATTGGCAAATACAGTGATTGAAGACTTCCGTTATGAGGTGGAGGAGGTTGTTGGATCGTGAAATTTGCAGTCATCGTGTTTCCGGGCTCCAACTGTGATGTAGATATGTACCACGCGATCAAAGACGAACTTGGGGAAGAAGTCGATTATGTGTGGCATGATGCAACAAACTTAGAGGAGTATGACGGGATTTTACTTCCAGGTGGATTTTCATATGGGGATTACCTAAGATCTGGCGCGATTGCACGTTTTTCCAATGTGATGCTTGAGGTGCAAAAGGCTGCTGAAGCCGGTAAGCCAATTTTGGGTATATGCAACGGGTTTCAAATTTTGCTGGAGTCGGGTCTTCTTCCAGGGGCAATGAGAAGAAACAAGAACTTGAAGTTCATGTGCCGTCCGGTGGAATTAAAAGTGGTGAACAATGAGACGATGTTCACATCGGGGTATGCAAAAGATGAGATCATCACCATCCCCATTGCGCATGGGGAAGGAAATTACTATTGTGATGAGAAAACCTTAGGGGAATTAGTAAGCAATGGGCAAATTGCTTTTTCCTATAATGGTGACAATCCAAATGGTAGTCTACATGATATTGCCGGGATTGTAAATGAAAAAGGAAATGTACTGGGTATGATGCCACACCCGGAAAGAGCGGTTTCTGAGCTGTTGGGCAGTGCAGATGGACTTAAACTCTTTCAATCTATCGTTCGTAATTGGAGGGAATCACATGTCGTTACTTCTTGAGCCAAATCCAGAGATGATCAAAGCGGAAGGCATTTACCGTGAAATGGGACTGAGCGATGAAGAGTTCCTAATGGTAGAAAAAATTCTTGGGCGTTTGCCGAACTACACGGAAACCGGACTATTTTCGGTGATGTGGTCCGAGCATTGCAGCTACAAGAATTCCAAGCCGGTACTGCGCAAGTTCCCGATTGATGGACCAAAAGTATTGCAAGGTCCTGGGGAAGGTGCCGGAATCGTGGACATCGGCGACAATCAGGCAGTGGTGTTCAAAATCGAAAGTCATAATCACCCGTCTGCGATCGAGCCTTACCAAGGCGCGGCAACAGGTGTCGGCGGGATTATCCGCGATGTCTTTTCGATGGGCGCACGTCCGATCGCACTATTGAATTCTCTACGTTTTGGGGAACTGACAACTCCGCGTGTGAAATATTTGTTTGAAGAAGTGGTGGCAGGAATCGCAGGCTACGGTAACTGTGTGGGAATCCCGACAGTTGGCGGCGAGATCCAGTTCGACCCGGCTTATGATGGCAACCCGCTAGTGAACGCGATGTGTGTGGGTCTGATCAATCATGAAGATATCAAAAAAGGACAGGCAAAGGGTGTCGGCAATACCGTCATGTACGTTGGGGCAAAAACGGGACGCGACGGGATTCACGGGGCAACTTTTGCATCAGAAGAACTTTCTGAAGCTTCCGAAGAAAAACGTCCGGCGGTTCAAGTCGGGGATCCTTTCATGGAAAAATTATTACTGGAAGCATGCTTGGAAATCGTGAAATGGGACGGATTAGTAGGAATCCAGGACATGGGGGCAGCAGGTCTGACAAGCTCGTCTGCGGAAATGGCATCCAAGGCTGGTTCCGGAATCGAGATGGACCTTGACCTTGTACCACAACGTGAAACAGGCATGACTGGCTATGAAATGATGCTTTCTGAATCACAAGAGCGCATGTTGATCGTCGTGGAAGCGGGCCGTGAGCACGAAGCGCATGAGATTGTTTCGAAATATGGTCTTGAGGCAGTTTCGATTGGAAAAGTGACAGATGATAAGAAACTTCGCTTGTTGCATAAAGGGGAAGTGATTGCGGATGTACCGGTGGATGCTCTTGCGGAAGAAGCACCTGTATACCATAAGCCTTCTACTGAGCCTGCGTATTATCGCGAGTTCCAGGAGATGGAGGTAGCGGTACCGGAAGTAACTGACTTTGAAGAGACATTGGTGGCTCTATTGAAACAACCGACAATCGCGAGCAAAGAGTGGGTCTATGACCAATATGACTACCAGGTTCGTACAAATACCGTTGTCGTACCTGGTTCCGATGCGGCAGTTGTCCGTATCCGCGGGACGGAAAAAGCCTTGGCTATGACAACCGACTGTAATTCCCGTTATCTCTATTTGGATCCGGAAGTCGGCGGGATGATCGCAGTGGCGGAAGCGGCTCGTAATGTCGTGTGTTCCGGTGCAAAGCCGTTGGCAATCACAGACTGTTTGAATTTTGGTAATCCTGAAAAGCCTGAGATCTTCTGGCAAATCGAAAAAGCAACAGATGGTATGAGTGAAGCGTGCCGCAAGTTAGAGTCGCCAGTTATCGGTGGTAACGTGTCTTTATACAACGAAACAAATGGCGTGGCTGTTTACCCTACACCTGTAGTCGGCATGGTCGGATTGATTGACGACTTGAAGCATGTGACAACTCAGGAGTTCAAGAACGAAGGCGACCTGATTTATGTGATCGGGGAAACAGGTTCCGAGTTTGGTGGAAGTGAGCTGCAGAAGCTTGTGTACGGCAAGATTTTTGGTAAGGCACCTGCGATTGACCTGGATGTCGAAGCTAGACGCCAAGATCAGCTATTGGCTGCGATCCGAGCTGGCCTTGTAGCTTCTGCGCATGATGTGTCAGAAGGCGGACTTGGTGTGGCA is part of the Sutcliffiella sp. FSL R7-0096 genome and harbors:
- a CDS encoding Hsp20/alpha crystallin family protein → MMPFNQFKNMGDWRKQWDQFFGDEFWNGFEPYFENMQTQTNLYKKENELLCVMCLPGLVNPDQVQLFIRPQQLEVKGQINLNIQGYELIEEGIAQGDFQRTFELPFPVRDDKVDATYENGLLLIQLHRHITSDTKRQIYVRGGINKEKGANKGSDPSRNFNIDVE
- a CDS encoding MFS transporter: MNTLETKHVYYIMHIIISLASSIMFTTYAIFYIEELGLNPLQLILIGTAIELTVIIFESVTGVVADTYSRRLSIIIATFILGAAFIFEGSIPYLSGSAVVAGVLSAFVLLLIAEFIRGIGETFLSGADQAWLTDEVGEGAVAKIFVRANQLRLIASLAGIIISVVLASIALNLPYIVGGVLYILLGIFLCVFMKEKNFEKVEAADDKPWKAMSSTFLSGIAFIKNKPVLMMLLVVTVFMGATSEGFDRLWEAHLLEAFTFPSIGQLDAVVWFGIIHFVGTLISIGAMEWYQRKFNVNQPKVIRYSLFYFTIAQIVFMIFFAVTPYFYLAIFCFWMLGIVGSITAPMYQAWLNQQLESKSRATVLSIMGQGNAVGQGLGGPFVGVIATRYYIRTALVLSAILLLPAVVLYGKVMKK
- a CDS encoding BCCT family transporter — its product is MKKTTPVFIVSIIVAVLFIIWGVIPVSMLGDAALKPATEAIQSFIVNKFGWFYLLTATGFLLFSIILIFTKFGRIKLGKDTDEPEYNYITWFAMLFSAGMGIGLVFWGASEPMYHFFAPPTGAGETAEAARVAMRYSFFHWGLHPWAIYSVIALALAYFQFRKGSPGVISSILRPILGDRVDGHLGTFINFIAVFATIFGVATSLGLGAIQISGGLSSLTPAITNNITTQLLVILVVTVLFMLSAQTGLNKGIKYLSNLNVVLAISLMFFLLFAGPTNFIMDLFTTTIGSYIQNLPTMSFRLFPFDADNSWVQDWTIFYWAWWIAWAPFVGTFIARISKGRTIREFLLGVLLVPTIFGGLWFSVFGGSAIFLEYFEGVSVYSVIEESGMEVALFSVLQHYPLGMIMSGLAIFLICTFFITSADSATFVLGMQTTNGSLHPPNSIKFVWGLIQSAAAAILLWTGGLEALQTASIIAAFPFAIIMILMVFSLMKSFKSEKFVNVTKPVHPDKKD
- a CDS encoding DUF5698 domain-containing protein, producing the protein MVAIIIIINIVYVSFFTIRMILTLKGQRYLAAGISMVEVVIYVVGLGLVLDNLNQIQNLAAYALGYGIGVIVGMKIEEKLALGYTTVNVITKEYDKDLPKLLREKGYGVTNWQANGLEGDRMAMQILTPRKYEVSLYHAIKEHDPKAFIIAYEPKTIHGGFWVKAVKERKIKEWIKRRENENSK
- a CDS encoding NETI motif-containing protein; amino-acid sequence: MDKTPRKRKFEVMENESISDCLDRMAKEGYMPSRRMEEPIFQETIKNGHKEVNPIGRKIVFEGKLIEK
- the purE gene encoding 5-(carboxyamino)imidazole ribonucleotide mutase yields the protein MNALVGVIMGSTSDWETMKHACDMLDELHIPYEKKVVSAHRTPDLMFTYAEHARERGLKVIIAGAGGAAHLPGMVAAKTTLPVIGVPVQSKALNGLDSLLSIVQMPGGVPVATVAIGKAGATNAGLLAAQMIGAYDSNTAERLQARRDATEQQVIESSDQLV
- the purK gene encoding 5-(carboxyamino)imidazole ribonucleotide synthase → MISLFKHIVPPATIGIIGGGQLGRMMALSAKAMGFKIAVLDPTPDSPCGQVADIEITAAFSDMEAIKKLASLSDVVTYEFENIDYEALTWLEENAYLPQGSEVLKVTQHRATEKRAIEAAGLQVAPFMEVTTKEELHEAIRKIGYPSVLKTCRFGYDGKGQVVLKDDTALEQAAKLLEHGECVLEKWIPFVKEISVVVARSTTGEIKAFPVGENEHRENILYKTIAPARVDQILEMNAIQSAMTLARTFNLIGTLAVEMFVLEDGTFYINELAPRPHNSGHYTMDACETSQFEQHIRAVAGMPLGKTTLWKPAVMVNLLGEHVDAAIEHIPHYETAKLHLYGKQEKKEKRKMGHINILADTIEQALEQEASWQIWNTVERRILT
- the purB gene encoding adenylosuccinate lyase, which translates into the protein MIERYTRPEMGAIWTEENRFQAWLEVEILACEAWAELGDIPKEDVKVLREKASFDIERIKEIEAETRHDVVAFTRAVSETLGDEKKWVHYGLTSTDVVDTALSYQLKQANEILLADIERFVSILKEKAQDHKYTVMMGRTHGVHAEPTTFGLKLALWYEEMKRNLERFKQAAEGIEFGKISGAVGTYANINPFVEEYVCEKLGLQRAPISTQTLQRDRHAHYLSTLALIATSIEKFAVEVRGLQKSETREVEEFFAKGQKGSSAMPHKRNPIGSENMTGLARVIRGYMMTAYENVPLWHERDISHSSAERIILPDSTIALNYMLNRFGNIIKNLTVFPENMKRNMDRTLGLIYSQRVLLALIDTGMSREEAYDTVQPRAMEAWEKQVHFRELVEGEEKITSRLTPAQIEDCFDYNYHLQHVDTIFDRLGL
- the purC gene encoding phosphoribosylaminoimidazolesuccinocarboxamide synthase; the protein is MTLQKQELLYEGKAKLVYSTTDENTVWIQYKNSATAFNGEKKADITGKGRLNNEITSLLFSMLTEAGIENHFIERKSETEQLVKKVDIIPLEVVVRNITAGSMAKRLGIEEGTTLEQPIVEFYYKDDSLGDPLITEDHVQLLKLATPAEMDILKHVARKVNVVLSEFFEKKNLRLVDFKLEFGKTEDGRIILADEVSPDTCRLWDKDTNEKLDKDVFRRNLGSLTDAYEKILARIGGEQHV
- the purS gene encoding phosphoribosylformylglycinamidine synthase subunit PurS, with product MYKVKVFVTLRESVLDPQGTAVKNSLHSLSYKEVEEVRIGKFLELTIAKSDRDLDVLVKEMCERLLANTVIEDFRYEVEEVVGS
- the purQ gene encoding phosphoribosylformylglycinamidine synthase subunit PurQ — translated: MKFAVIVFPGSNCDVDMYHAIKDELGEEVDYVWHDATNLEEYDGILLPGGFSYGDYLRSGAIARFSNVMLEVQKAAEAGKPILGICNGFQILLESGLLPGAMRRNKNLKFMCRPVELKVVNNETMFTSGYAKDEIITIPIAHGEGNYYCDEKTLGELVSNGQIAFSYNGDNPNGSLHDIAGIVNEKGNVLGMMPHPERAVSELLGSADGLKLFQSIVRNWRESHVVTS